In Eschrichtius robustus isolate mEscRob2 chromosome 11, mEscRob2.pri, whole genome shotgun sequence, the following proteins share a genomic window:
- the CDC42EP2 gene encoding cdc42 effector protein 2 has product MSTKVPIYLKRGSRKGKKEKLRDLLSSDMISPPLGDFRHTIHIGSGGGSDMFGDISFLQGKFHLLPGTAVEEAEEDGGFELPFQFTRTATLCGRELPDGPSPLLKNAISLPVIGGPQALTLPAAQAPPKPPRLHLETPQPSPQPSPQEAGSVDIWRIPEAASVHSGLTPESGAEEPFLSHASSLLSLNVDLGPSILDDVLQIMDQDLGHLQIPT; this is encoded by the coding sequence ATGTCCACCAAGGTGCCCATCTATCTGAAGCGCGGCAGCCGCAAAGGCAAGAAGGAGAAGCTGCGGGACCTGCTGTCCTCAGACATGATCAGTCCACCACTGGGGGACTTCCGCCACACCATTCACATCGGCAGTGGTGGCGGCAGTGACATGTTCGGTGACATCTCCTTCCTGCAAGGCAAGTTCCACCTCCTGCCGGGGACGGCGGTCGAGGAGGCCGAGGAGGATGGTGGCTTTGAGCTGCCCTTCCAGTTCACACGCACGGCCACCCTGTGTGGGCGGGAGCTCCCCGACGGGCCGTCCCCTCTGCTCAAGAACGCCATCTCCCTCCCGGTCATCGGCGGGCCCCAGGCACTCACCTTGCCCGCCGCCCAGGCCCCACCCAAACCCCCTCGCCTGCACCTGGAGACCCCTCAGCCTTCCCCACAGCCCTCCCCGCAGGAGGCAGGGAGTGTGGACATCTGGCGGATTCCAGAGGCTGCCTCGGTCCACAGTGGGCTGACCCCCGAGTCTGGGGCTGAGGAGCCCTTCCTGTCCCACGCCAGCTCCCTGCTCTCCCTGAACGTAGACCTGGGGCCTTCCATCCTGGACGACGTTCTCCAGATCATGGACCAGGACCTGGGCCACCTGCAGATCCCCACATAG